The genomic stretch TATGTCTAAAAGTTTCAAGAATTCGTACCGGAATACCGATACGAAAATGCATTTTTTCGTTACAATGAATTAGTACATAATTTTCACAACACAAAGGGGGACATACAAAATGGCTAATCAGTACAAGTCAGATATTGAAATTGCTCAGGAATCGAAAATGGAACCGATCGGTATGATTGCCGAAAAACTGGCAATCCACCCTGATGAACTCGAACCGTACGGCCACTATAAGGCGAAAATTTCACTTGATGTGATGGATCGTCTCAAAGATCAAGAAAATGGTAAAGTCATTCTTGTAACCGCTATCAATCCTACTCCTGCAGGGGAAGGGAAGTCAACGGTAACAGTCGGGCTCGGCCAGGCACTCAACAGAATCGGTAAAAAAGCGGTGATTGCGCTCCGTGAACCTTCACTGGGACCGAGCATGGGAATCAAGGGCGGTGCTGCCGGAGGGGGGTATTCCCAGGTAGTGCCGATGGAAGATATCAACCTTCACTTCACCGGGGATCTCCATGCGATCACAACAGCAAACAATGCGCTGGCGGCTATTCTTGATAACCATATCCACCAGGGCAATGATTTGAATATCGATCAGCGCCGTGTCGTCTGGAAAAGGGCGGTTGATTTGAATGACAGGGCATTGCGTAATATCACGATCGGTCTTGGCGGACCTGTCAACGGCATCCCGCGGGAAGATGGATTCAACATTACGGTGGCGTCAGAAGTAATGGCAGTGCTTTGTCTTGCTAAAGACTTATCGGATTTGAAAAAACGCCTCGCCCGAATGGTTGTGGCATATAATCGCGATAAAAAGCCGGTGACAGCCGGTGATCTCGGTGCTGAGGGCGCGCTTACTCTGCTATTGAAAGACGCAATCAAACCGAACCTTGTCCAGACGCTTGAAAACACACCTGCTCTCATTCATGGCGGCCCGTTTGCAAATATCGCCCACGGGTGCAACAGTGTCATTGCAACGAACATGGCCAGGAAACTGGGAGAATATGTTGTGACCGAAGCCGGGTTCGGAGCTGACCTTGGTGCGGAAAAATTCCTTGATATCAAAACGCGTGCGGGTGACATCCGCCCTGATGCAGTCGTCATCGTTGCGACTGTCCGCGCACTTAAAATGCACGGCGGTGTTCCTAAAAAAGAGCTCGGCCAGGAAAACGTCGAGGCGCTGAAAACCGGCATTGTCAATCTGGAGAAACATATTGATACGATAACAGAGAAATTCGGCCTGCCGGCAGTCGTTGCAATTAACCGCTTTGTGACAGACTCGAACAATGAACTTGATTTTATCGAAAACTGGTGCAATGAAAAAGGTGTTCCTGCCGTACTGGCCAACGTCTGGGAAAAAGGGGGCGAAGGCGGTGAAGCGCTGGCCCGCGAAGTGGTAAGCGCTGTGGAAAAATCCGACAACCGTTTTTCTCAGCTTTATGAGCTCGACCTCCCGCTTGAGGAAAAGATTGAGGCGATTGCAAAGAATGTGTACGGAGCAAGTGAAGTTGATTTTACGGTCCAGGCTAAAAAGCAGCTGGCTCAGTTCAAGGAAGAAGGCTGGGATAGTTTGCCTGTATGTATGGCAAAAACCCAGTACTCCCTGTCGGATGACCCGGCAAAACTTGGCAGGCCTGAAGGCTTCACCGTCACTGTCCGGGAATTACGGCCTTCAATTGGAGCAGGTTTCATCGTGGCGATGACCGGTGATATCATGACAATGCCGGGCTTGCCGAAAAAACCGGCAGCATTGAATATGGATGTGGATGAAAACGGAAAGGCAAAAGGCCTTTTTTAAACAGGATGGAAAGCGGCCCCGTTAGCAAGTACGGGGCCTTTTTACTGTAGGAACGTATACATTGTAAGCAAGGAGCATTCGGCGCAGCAGCCAATTTCAAGAATACAGATAAGGGGAACTGCGCCTTGTCTCCGCCTGAAAACTCGTCAATCGGCGAGTTTGATGTCATCATATCCCTTCATATACAAGGACATAATGAATCAGACCGTCGCCTGCTTGAAATATGTGATCAACTTCATAGCCGATACTCATCATTCTCGATAGGGTTTCTGCGCATTCAGGATGGGGCGGTTCAACTGGTGCAGATATACTTGCGGAAAAATGGGCGACCTCCCCGGTTTCTGTCAAGCACCTAATGATTGCCACATGCTTTCCTTTCCACGGCACACCGATCATTCCGCTTTGATTCTCACGCTGATTAGGGCCAATCCATTTCATATTTTGCTCGAACCTCCTATAATAAACCTATCTACCTTACAATATGCATCTGTAATACTTGTGCGAATTGGCTGAAAAGAAAGGACGAGATACAGCATGGCTTCTCAAACGGTTGTGGAAAAAGCGGTGGATTTCGCCAGGAAGGAACTTGGGGAAGAGACGACGGGGCACGACTGGCACCACATTGAAAGAGTGTGGGGGACTACCCGCCACATTGCAGAAGAGGAAGGGGCTGACATGCAAGTTTGTGAGCTGGCTGCCCTTCTGCATGATATAGCCGATGAAAAGTTGAATGATTCAGAAGAAGAGGGGCTGGGAAAAGTGAGGGATTGGCTTATGTCCGTCTCCTTACCGGACAGTGAAA from Bacillus marinisedimentorum encodes the following:
- a CDS encoding formate--tetrahydrofolate ligase; its protein translation is MANQYKSDIEIAQESKMEPIGMIAEKLAIHPDELEPYGHYKAKISLDVMDRLKDQENGKVILVTAINPTPAGEGKSTVTVGLGQALNRIGKKAVIALREPSLGPSMGIKGGAAGGGYSQVVPMEDINLHFTGDLHAITTANNALAAILDNHIHQGNDLNIDQRRVVWKRAVDLNDRALRNITIGLGGPVNGIPREDGFNITVASEVMAVLCLAKDLSDLKKRLARMVVAYNRDKKPVTAGDLGAEGALTLLLKDAIKPNLVQTLENTPALIHGGPFANIAHGCNSVIATNMARKLGEYVVTEAGFGADLGAEKFLDIKTRAGDIRPDAVVIVATVRALKMHGGVPKKELGQENVEALKTGIVNLEKHIDTITEKFGLPAVVAINRFVTDSNNELDFIENWCNEKGVPAVLANVWEKGGEGGEALAREVVSAVEKSDNRFSQLYELDLPLEEKIEAIAKNVYGASEVDFTVQAKKQLAQFKEEGWDSLPVCMAKTQYSLSDDPAKLGRPEGFTVTVRELRPSIGAGFIVAMTGDIMTMPGLPKKPAALNMDVDENGKAKGLF